In Nakamurella antarctica, the following are encoded in one genomic region:
- a CDS encoding VOC family protein yields MTKEVQITFDCADPAGLAFFWAEALGYQLQPPPDGFDSWDAALEEFGVPRNQWNSRSAILPIEGHHPRVLFQRVPEAKAGKNRVHLDVRAAPGLEGNERMNALETEANRLEALGAARAYRVEPNKAMMETGFITMRDPEGNEFCLD; encoded by the coding sequence ATGACCAAAGAAGTGCAGATCACGTTCGACTGCGCCGATCCCGCCGGGTTGGCGTTTTTCTGGGCCGAGGCGCTCGGGTATCAGCTGCAACCGCCGCCCGATGGATTCGATTCCTGGGATGCCGCCCTCGAAGAATTCGGTGTACCCCGAAACCAGTGGAACTCGCGCTCGGCCATCCTCCCCATCGAAGGTCATCATCCGCGCGTGCTCTTCCAGCGCGTGCCCGAGGCCAAGGCCGGCAAGAACCGGGTCCACCTCGATGTACGTGCAGCGCCGGGCCTTGAAGGAAACGAACGGATGAACGCTCTAGAGACCGAGGCGAACCGCCTGGAAGCGCTCGGTGCCGCGCGCGCCTATCGGGTTGAGCCCAACAAGGCCATGATGGAAACCGGCTTCATCACGATGCGCGATCCGGAGGGCAACGAATTCTGTCTCGACTAG
- a CDS encoding MarR family winged helix-turn-helix transcriptional regulator, giving the protein MRQDEIGINLETSLGYLLKETSSALRLAMESVLRPLGMTVTHYSCLELLAQRPGLSNSELARGTFVTRQSMNVLLKGLERHGYVTRPAEAPAGRILPTRLTPLGRQSLGKATVAVRSVETRMLAGMSEDETASALKTLRRMSHALQDGNEGA; this is encoded by the coding sequence ATGCGTCAAGACGAGATCGGCATTAACCTTGAAACATCACTGGGGTATCTGCTGAAAGAGACATCGAGTGCCCTTCGCTTGGCCATGGAGTCCGTGCTGCGGCCGCTCGGGATGACCGTGACGCACTACTCCTGCCTTGAGTTGCTTGCGCAACGCCCGGGCCTGTCGAACTCGGAGCTCGCGCGGGGAACCTTCGTCACTCGGCAGTCTATGAATGTTCTGCTCAAGGGCTTGGAGCGGCACGGCTACGTGACTCGCCCGGCAGAGGCACCCGCAGGCCGAATATTACCGACGCGGCTTACCCCACTCGGGCGACAGAGCCTAGGGAAGGCGACCGTTGCGGTGCGATCCGTTGAAACCAGGATGCTGGCCGGCATGTCGGAGGACGAGACGGCCAGTGCGCTCAAGACCCTCCGGCGCATGAGCCATGCATTGCAAGACGGCAACGAGGGCGCGTGA
- a CDS encoding VOC family protein — protein MPATGPDFISLQARDLDASQAFYEKYLGLVRSPAGPPHAVVFETTPIAFALREIVPGTDLTSIAHPGIGAAIWLHATDVQNLHDALVADGHTIVSAPTDGPFGRTFTFADPDGYQITLHDRA, from the coding sequence ATGCCTGCCACAGGTCCCGACTTTATTTCCCTTCAGGCTCGCGACCTCGACGCGTCGCAGGCGTTCTATGAGAAGTACCTCGGCCTTGTCCGATCACCGGCAGGCCCTCCCCATGCGGTCGTCTTTGAGACCACACCCATCGCGTTCGCGCTTCGAGAGATCGTGCCAGGCACTGATCTTACATCGATTGCTCATCCCGGCATCGGTGCCGCAATCTGGCTCCACGCCACCGACGTGCAGAACCTTCACGATGCACTTGTCGCCGATGGTCACACGATTGTCTCGGCTCCGACTGACGGCCCATTCGGACGCACGTTCACCTTTGCCGACCCCGACGGCTACCAGATCACCCTGCACGACCGCGCCTAA
- a CDS encoding dihydrofolate reductase family protein has product MVGRGAAVPHAGDRTHPPRAARPQDRRDHLPLPDRTTSGGTSSRRRTCGRSRRAFGAGATIARQFLEADLVDQLHIVVVPVLLGRGGAPMGRTGRLGGAFQHRNDRITQRGGAILFHAAG; this is encoded by the coding sequence ATGGTGGGGCGAGGAGCGGCCGTTCCACACGCCGGTGATCGTACTCACCCACCACGCGCGGCCCGACCTCAAGATCGGCGAGACCACCTTCCGCTTCCGGATCGCACCACCTCAGGAGGAACTTCATCTCGCCGCCGAACGTGCGGGAGGTCTCGACGTGCGTTTGGCGCGGGTGCGACGATCGCCCGACAATTTCTCGAAGCCGACCTCGTCGACCAGCTACACATCGTGGTCGTCCCGGTTCTTCTGGGGCGGGGGGGTGCGCCCATGGGACGCACAGGAAGGCTTGGAGGAGCGTTTCAACATCGAAACGACCGGATCACCCAGCGGGGTGGTGCAATACTTTTTCACGCGGCGGGCTAG
- a CDS encoding ArsR/SmtB family transcription factor, whose product MVVGHDVSDADVDRMFRALADATRRDIVGRTLVAEVSITQLAYSYAMSFAAVQKHVAVLEEARLVTKEPRGRERMVRGNPECIRLAQQLLDQFEQLWRSRLDRLDVLLEEENS is encoded by the coding sequence ATGGTTGTAGGACACGACGTGAGTGATGCCGATGTGGACCGGATGTTCCGGGCCCTCGCCGACGCGACCCGACGTGACATCGTGGGCCGCACGCTCGTTGCCGAAGTCTCGATAACCCAGCTTGCGTACTCGTACGCCATGTCGTTTGCGGCCGTGCAAAAGCACGTCGCGGTTCTGGAGGAGGCGAGGCTCGTGACGAAAGAACCTCGAGGGCGGGAGCGGATGGTGAGGGGCAACCCGGAGTGCATCCGCCTGGCGCAGCAACTCCTCGACCAGTTTGAACAGCTCTGGCGATCGAGACTCGACCGCCTTGACGTGCTTCTCGAAGAAGAAAACAGCTAG
- a CDS encoding SRPBCC family protein — MPVISVQKNLDELTITFVADFGAPLTRLWNAYADPRQLERFWGPPTYPATFIRHDVAVGGRSIYRMTGPTGNQHYGCWLWTSLEAPRSFAIVDWFADETGAPNTDLPAMHARFQFDATDTGSRLTTVSLCDTLEQLEQLLLMGVLEGTCEAMSQIDSVLADLAAFASDRAVEAQILSDTQVRVARVIRGSADQVWRAHNDADLMKRWLLGPDGWTMPVCEIAANVGDSYRYEWAPEDGGEGFGFTGELLESEAPHRAVTTEAMIGMDYPSTLNELTLTPVEGGTLLSLVIIYASAEIRDAALATGMTDGMETSYERLEQMLDEAAPV, encoded by the coding sequence ATGCCCGTCATCTCAGTTCAGAAGAATCTCGACGAACTCACCATCACCTTCGTCGCCGACTTCGGCGCACCCCTGACGCGGCTATGGAATGCGTATGCCGACCCGCGTCAGCTGGAGCGGTTCTGGGGCCCGCCCACCTACCCGGCCACGTTCATCCGGCATGACGTCGCCGTCGGCGGTCGAAGCATTTATCGGATGACTGGACCGACCGGGAACCAACATTACGGCTGCTGGCTCTGGACCAGCCTTGAAGCGCCCCGTTCGTTCGCGATCGTCGACTGGTTCGCCGACGAGACCGGCGCACCGAACACGGACCTCCCGGCGATGCACGCGAGGTTCCAGTTCGACGCGACCGATACTGGATCCCGGCTTACCACCGTCTCCCTCTGCGACACCCTGGAGCAGCTGGAGCAGCTGCTGTTGATGGGCGTACTAGAGGGCACATGCGAGGCAATGTCACAGATCGACTCCGTGCTCGCCGACCTGGCCGCGTTCGCCTCTGACCGAGCGGTAGAGGCGCAGATCCTGAGCGACACGCAGGTGCGGGTGGCACGCGTCATCCGCGGGTCTGCCGACCAGGTGTGGCGCGCACACAACGATGCCGACCTGATGAAGCGGTGGTTACTTGGCCCCGACGGCTGGACCATGCCGGTGTGCGAGATCGCGGCGAACGTGGGCGACAGCTACCGCTACGAGTGGGCACCCGAGGATGGTGGCGAAGGCTTCGGTTTCACCGGTGAACTGCTCGAGAGCGAGGCGCCACACCGCGCCGTCACAACCGAGGCGATGATCGGGATGGACTATCCGAGCACCCTCAACGAGCTCACACTCACCCCCGTCGAGGGCGGCACACTGCTTTCGCTCGTCATTATCTACGCCAGCGCTGAAATTCGCGACGCCGCGCTGGCCACCGGCATGACCGACGGGATGGAGACTAGCTACGAGCGACTCGAGCAGATGCTGGACGAAGCCGCCCCGGTGTGA
- a CDS encoding VOC family protein encodes MRLELVPLPVTDIEQSKYFYTDVIGFHLDHDVQPGNGMRIVQLTPPGSACSIVIGTGMGGDPSGGTVHGIHLVVDDIAAARNELLARGADVGPVQDMGGGQYAYFSDPDGNVGAATNRQHRIARMPAAIGGG; translated from the coding sequence ATGCGACTCGAACTCGTGCCCCTGCCAGTTACCGACATCGAGCAGAGCAAGTATTTCTATACCGATGTCATCGGCTTCCACCTGGACCACGACGTTCAGCCGGGCAACGGGATGCGCATCGTGCAGCTCACTCCTCCCGGTTCGGCGTGCTCGATCGTTATCGGCACCGGCATGGGCGGCGACCCGTCAGGCGGCACCGTGCACGGGATCCATCTGGTGGTAGATGACATTGCTGCCGCCCGCAATGAGTTGCTCGCGAGAGGCGCCGACGTCGGCCCCGTCCAAGACATGGGCGGTGGGCAGTACGCGTACTTCAGCGACCCCGACGGCAACGTGGGCGCTGCAACAAATCGGCAACACCGCATAGCGAGGATGCCCGCCGCGATCGGTGGTGGCTGA
- a CDS encoding VOC family protein has product MLKCNNLSSIYVLDQDEALRFYTEVLGLEVSADMNFGPMRWLAVRVPGDQKEILLELPGAPAHDEDTAAQVRDLVRKGAGGGWLAFTTDDVPATFGKVEAAGVEITQTPMEQPYGTDFAIRDPFGNNIRIGSII; this is encoded by the coding sequence ATGCTTAAATGCAACAACTTGTCGTCGATCTACGTGCTGGATCAGGACGAAGCCCTGAGGTTCTACACCGAGGTACTCGGTCTGGAGGTCAGTGCGGACATGAACTTCGGGCCGATGCGTTGGCTCGCGGTACGGGTGCCTGGCGATCAGAAAGAGATTCTGTTGGAGCTACCTGGCGCTCCTGCACACGATGAGGACACCGCGGCTCAGGTCCGCGATCTGGTTAGGAAGGGCGCGGGAGGCGGATGGCTCGCATTCACTACCGATGATGTGCCAGCCACATTTGGAAAGGTCGAAGCGGCCGGCGTAGAGATTACCCAGACGCCGATGGAGCAACCGTATGGCACGGACTTCGCCATTAGGGACCCGTTCGGCAACAACATCCGAATCGGTTCAATCATCTAA
- a CDS encoding catalase, with translation MLVEPTKPQSPLPAKPDQQGPDTRTATGASTKVAAADVAQQGSFLTTAHGVRLVDTDHSLKAGPRGPTLLQDHHLREKISHFDHERIPERAVHARGAGAHGVFVANGAGQNICRSGFLKSGVQTPVFVRFSTVLGSRGSADLVRDTRGFATRFYTGEGNYDLVGNNIPVFFIQDGIKFPDVVHAAKPHPDREIPQAQSAHDTFWDWVSLHTEAQAHTIWNMSDRGVPRSFRTMEGFGIHTFRMIDASDQTCLVKFHWKPKQGVHSVTWEEAQLTNGNDPDFHRRDLADAIESGAYPEWDLGVQVFPDTNDQTFEGIDLLDPTKFVPEELAPVQVLGTMTLNANPVNYFAETEQVAFNPSNLVPGIDLTNDPLLQARLFSYLDTQITRLGGPNWNQLPINRAHAPINDMLRDGQHQNAVHSGVAPYRPNSLDGGCPFLAGPNDHPFIDIPVPVEASAKVRQNPVSFEDHFSQARMFYRSLTPLEQDHVVAAYTFELSKCYEQVIRERQLLALANIDADLCQRVATGLGLEAPAPTVNHSQTPTTPAVSQLGNTWPVAGRTVGVIIGPDSDPTDVEAIRSTLFNANVIPLIVGPHGGKIGSITVQRTYSNAASTEFDAIIIVGDTPPAPDALPSLDAKSASGHGPEMPTDPRVSKLVGEAWRHAKAIGSVPGKSSNSAAQIPAEAPGIAHGAAPSVAEDIVDFLRSHRSWDRFPTQGRAETHK, from the coding sequence ATGTTGGTTGAACCGACAAAACCGCAGAGCCCGTTACCCGCCAAACCTGACCAGCAGGGTCCGGATACGCGTACCGCGACTGGGGCGTCCACAAAAGTTGCCGCGGCCGATGTTGCCCAACAGGGTTCTTTCCTCACCACGGCGCACGGCGTCCGGCTGGTCGATACCGATCACTCGTTGAAGGCTGGTCCGCGCGGGCCAACCTTGCTGCAGGATCACCACCTGCGAGAGAAGATAAGTCACTTCGACCACGAACGGATTCCGGAGCGTGCAGTGCATGCCCGTGGAGCCGGAGCCCACGGTGTCTTTGTAGCAAACGGAGCGGGGCAAAACATCTGCCGGTCCGGTTTCCTGAAAAGTGGTGTACAGACTCCAGTGTTCGTGAGATTCTCCACGGTGCTGGGATCGAGGGGATCGGCAGATTTGGTGCGTGATACGCGCGGCTTCGCAACCCGGTTCTACACCGGCGAAGGCAATTACGACTTGGTAGGTAACAACATCCCGGTGTTCTTCATCCAGGACGGCATCAAATTCCCAGACGTAGTGCACGCTGCAAAGCCGCACCCAGACCGGGAAATCCCGCAGGCCCAGAGCGCGCACGACACGTTCTGGGACTGGGTGTCTTTACACACCGAAGCGCAGGCCCACACGATATGGAACATGTCCGACCGCGGAGTGCCGCGTTCTTTTCGCACCATGGAAGGCTTCGGCATACACACCTTCCGAATGATCGACGCCTCCGACCAGACTTGCCTGGTGAAGTTTCACTGGAAACCGAAACAAGGCGTGCATTCAGTGACGTGGGAAGAAGCGCAGCTCACCAACGGAAACGACCCAGACTTTCACCGACGCGACCTGGCCGATGCCATCGAATCGGGTGCCTACCCGGAATGGGACCTGGGTGTGCAGGTCTTCCCGGATACCAACGACCAAACCTTCGAGGGCATCGACCTGCTTGACCCAACAAAATTCGTCCCTGAAGAGCTGGCACCGGTCCAGGTACTTGGCACCATGACTTTGAATGCGAACCCGGTGAACTACTTTGCCGAAACCGAACAGGTTGCGTTCAACCCGTCGAATCTAGTGCCCGGCATTGATCTCACCAATGATCCGTTACTGCAGGCACGGCTGTTCTCCTACTTGGACACCCAAATTACGCGCTTAGGCGGCCCGAACTGGAATCAGCTCCCAATCAACCGCGCTCACGCCCCGATCAACGACATGTTGCGCGATGGCCAGCACCAAAACGCGGTGCACTCCGGGGTCGCTCCATATCGCCCAAATTCGTTAGATGGCGGCTGCCCATTCCTGGCCGGACCCAATGACCACCCATTCATCGATATTCCGGTGCCGGTTGAAGCATCAGCAAAGGTCCGGCAAAACCCGGTCAGCTTCGAAGATCACTTTTCGCAGGCGCGGATGTTTTACCGATCACTAACGCCACTGGAACAGGACCACGTTGTGGCCGCCTACACCTTCGAGCTTTCCAAATGCTACGAGCAGGTAATCAGGGAACGGCAGCTGCTGGCCCTAGCAAATATTGACGCTGATCTCTGCCAGCGGGTCGCAACTGGCTTAGGTTTAGAAGCCCCGGCACCCACCGTCAACCATTCACAAACACCAACCACCCCGGCTGTCTCTCAACTCGGCAACACCTGGCCAGTCGCTGGCCGCACCGTCGGGGTCATCATTGGCCCAGACAGTGACCCCACGGATGTGGAGGCGATTCGGAGCACACTTTTCAATGCCAACGTCATACCACTGATAGTGGGCCCGCATGGCGGCAAGATTGGCTCGATCACCGTGCAGCGCACCTACTCCAACGCTGCATCAACAGAATTTGACGCCATCATTATCGTCGGTGACACCCCACCAGCACCTGATGCGCTGCCTTCATTGGATGCCAAAAGTGCGTCCGGTCACGGACCGGAAATGCCGACCGACCCGAGGGTCAGCAAACTTGTCGGCGAAGCTTGGCGCCACGCCAAGGCCATTGGGTCCGTACCTGGCAAATCTTCAAACTCAGCTGCCCAAATACCAGCTGAAGCACCCGGCATAGCGCACGGTGCAGCACCCTCGGTAGCGGAGGACATTGTTGACTTTCTGAGATCCCATCGGTCCTGGGACCGGTTTCCAACTCAGGGACGCGCGGAAACACACAAGTGA
- a CDS encoding glycosyltransferase has translation MQFCADPHPSAPSTTERVTGSGNQSDGRRSLDAATPSAHHRCLARPSTTVSMFDRVVVVVPAKNEAASLPSCLRALSAAAAEVVIPVSVIVVLDDCTDSSETVVREAAALPTIGVEMLTVQVSNVGAARKAGFDSALAKKNADGLWLATTDADSQVPSHWFAAQLRHAHLGAAIVMGTVTVADWSGRSPEVQNLAEKLYDRGPHRHIHGTNLSFTAVAYQQVGGFATLASSEDVALVTAFAAAGLPAAWATDMPVTTSARRISRAPRGFAAYLNNLQQQIPISAAPQRLPAHL, from the coding sequence ATGCAATTCTGCGCCGACCCACACCCTTCGGCCCCTTCCACAACGGAAAGAGTTACTGGCAGCGGAAACCAGTCAGATGGCCGCCGCAGCCTCGACGCTGCCACACCTTCTGCTCACCACCGATGCCTGGCTAGGCCGTCGACGACGGTGTCCATGTTCGACCGGGTCGTGGTGGTGGTGCCAGCTAAAAACGAAGCCGCTTCGCTGCCAAGTTGCCTCCGAGCTCTTTCTGCAGCTGCTGCCGAGGTGGTCATCCCTGTGTCTGTGATCGTGGTGCTCGACGACTGTACTGATAGCTCAGAGACTGTAGTGCGAGAGGCCGCGGCGCTTCCCACCATCGGAGTTGAAATGCTTACGGTGCAGGTAAGCAATGTGGGGGCGGCACGTAAAGCTGGTTTTGACAGCGCTTTAGCAAAGAAGAATGCAGATGGTTTGTGGTTGGCGACCACTGACGCCGACTCCCAGGTGCCATCCCATTGGTTCGCGGCGCAGCTTCGGCATGCGCACCTCGGGGCCGCAATCGTGATGGGTACAGTCACGGTTGCTGACTGGTCGGGGCGGTCACCCGAAGTGCAAAATCTAGCTGAAAAGCTGTACGACCGCGGCCCACATCGCCACATTCACGGCACGAACCTTTCCTTCACTGCCGTCGCCTACCAGCAGGTGGGTGGGTTCGCCACCTTGGCCTCTTCCGAAGATGTGGCTTTAGTGACCGCATTCGCTGCAGCTGGCCTCCCAGCGGCGTGGGCCACGGATATGCCGGTGACTACCTCAGCTAGGCGTATCAGCCGGGCACCACGTGGCTTCGCGGCCTACCTTAACAACTTGCAACAGCAGATACCGATATCGGCCGCGCCGCAACGGCTCCCGGCCCACTTATAG
- a CDS encoding ANTAR domain-containing protein has translation MSRFTTHFNDLLCCSPESPETLGQLVVAAVAAALPGTGVCLSAASGSLVNLLGASDEMAAHADRLLFTIGAGPTERARRNGAIVIAGPGALNEWPVLKQELLSQTDYQTIISCSLAPELAFCTLDFYFSRKEDAPQLPHHELAPLRDRVAQIFAGQATPADLRPRTISVRGDQLAAIDDIAVATGLLSVTCDIDMSDAVALLRAKAFVTSTTIDVIAEQVVDGVVPLGRTYWT, from the coding sequence TTGAGCAGATTCACAACCCACTTCAACGATCTGCTGTGCTGCTCTCCCGAATCCCCGGAGACACTTGGCCAGTTGGTAGTCGCAGCAGTAGCTGCGGCGCTGCCGGGTACTGGGGTGTGTTTAAGTGCGGCCAGTGGGTCGCTGGTGAATTTGCTCGGCGCGAGCGACGAAATGGCCGCGCACGCGGATCGATTGCTCTTCACCATCGGCGCAGGACCCACCGAGCGGGCTCGCAGGAACGGAGCGATTGTCATCGCCGGGCCCGGCGCATTAAACGAGTGGCCCGTTTTGAAACAAGAGCTGCTCAGCCAAACTGATTATCAAACTATCATCTCCTGCTCACTCGCACCCGAGCTTGCGTTTTGCACACTCGACTTCTACTTCTCCCGCAAAGAAGATGCCCCACAACTGCCACATCATGAACTCGCGCCGCTGCGTGACCGCGTTGCCCAGATCTTCGCTGGCCAAGCAACCCCAGCCGACCTTCGCCCGCGGACCATTTCTGTCCGTGGTGACCAATTAGCGGCAATTGATGACATTGCGGTGGCTACCGGCTTACTCAGCGTCACCTGCGACATTGACATGTCAGATGCTGTGGCGCTTTTGCGGGCCAAAGCGTTCGTCACCAGCACCACAATCGACGTCATCGCCGAACAAGTCGTCGATGGCGTTGTGCCGCTCGGGCGCACGTACTGGACGTGA
- a CDS encoding ANTAR domain-containing protein yields MSGFPNFCPEKLMLPLQIHTRATELSGFALDLADQPDRLSVESRARELMQVAFPETHVELSRTPCARESRATVLEFDLQRGTYRFGMLRFNLVEQDRWDQDRASLAQAYAEQTCLAMERAELRYQAQMLHAALLSNRLIGAATGVLMAVKKTSIDAAFAELTKVSQDSNRKLREVAEEVLLTGQLPVFIPARKLPQTEA; encoded by the coding sequence ATGAGCGGTTTTCCTAATTTTTGCCCGGAGAAGCTGATGTTGCCGTTGCAGATTCATACTCGCGCCACCGAGCTGTCAGGCTTCGCCCTGGATTTGGCTGACCAACCAGATCGGCTCTCGGTAGAAAGCCGGGCGCGAGAGTTAATGCAGGTAGCTTTCCCGGAAACCCACGTGGAGCTGAGTAGAACCCCATGCGCTCGCGAATCGCGAGCGACCGTTCTAGAGTTTGATCTACAGCGAGGCACTTACCGGTTTGGGATGCTCCGATTTAATCTTGTCGAGCAAGATCGGTGGGACCAAGACCGCGCTTCTTTGGCCCAAGCCTATGCAGAGCAAACCTGCCTTGCGATGGAACGTGCGGAACTTCGGTATCAAGCTCAGATGCTTCATGCGGCGTTGTTGAGTAACCGACTTATCGGTGCCGCGACCGGCGTCCTGATGGCAGTGAAAAAGACCTCAATCGATGCAGCATTCGCTGAGCTGACAAAGGTGTCGCAGGACAGCAATCGCAAACTTCGGGAGGTAGCGGAGGAAGTTTTGCTTACCGGGCAACTGCCAGTCTTCATCCCCGCCCGCAAACTGCCCCAGACAGAGGCCTAG
- a CDS encoding SRPBCC family protein, whose product MVGASRIRDVDQNWPATGASIHHSVGSWPLLTDDTTTVLDCSTNSRLVLSAKAWPAGEAKVELAIAPHLKGCTVTISEDAVSGPALLIPKPLRQAILRARNNEALQRLQYLAENRERPKTANE is encoded by the coding sequence GTGGTCGGAGCGTCCCGCATTCGCGATGTGGACCAGAACTGGCCCGCAACTGGCGCGAGCATTCACCACTCAGTCGGCTCGTGGCCTCTCCTGACCGATGACACCACCACCGTGCTGGACTGTTCCACCAATTCGCGCCTCGTTCTCAGCGCCAAAGCGTGGCCAGCCGGCGAAGCCAAAGTGGAACTAGCTATCGCCCCACACCTGAAGGGCTGCACAGTAACCATCAGCGAAGACGCTGTCAGTGGCCCTGCTCTGCTCATCCCCAAACCTCTTCGACAAGCGATTCTGCGTGCGCGCAATAACGAAGCCCTACAACGCCTTCAATACCTGGCTGAAAACCGAGAACGACCAAAAACAGCGAACGAGTAG
- a CDS encoding ParA family protein encodes MARIAQRLVQARESNPDLELLGVVLFDLAISATRVRREITAEINEALGGVAPLFESTIRHSVAAMDSRRRGLLVYEHAATLEGEPFWQALREGRRPTSAGSAPTLAGDYGALAQEILQRINELELADEPVEETV; translated from the coding sequence ATGGCACGCATCGCGCAACGCCTCGTACAAGCGCGAGAGAGCAACCCCGATCTTGAGCTTCTTGGTGTGGTGCTTTTTGACCTCGCCATATCCGCCACAAGGGTTCGTCGTGAGATCACCGCCGAGATCAACGAAGCGCTCGGGGGAGTCGCGCCGCTGTTTGAAAGCACGATCAGACACAGCGTTGCAGCGATGGATTCCCGCCGCCGCGGACTCCTCGTGTACGAACATGCGGCAACGCTAGAAGGAGAACCATTCTGGCAGGCACTACGCGAAGGTAGGCGACCAACGTCAGCCGGATCTGCCCCCACATTGGCAGGCGACTACGGAGCACTAGCGCAGGAGATATTGCAACGCATCAACGAGCTCGAGCTAGCAGATGAACCAGTTGAGGAAACAGTATGA
- a CDS encoding MauE/DoxX family redox-associated membrane protein has product MTIPAAVNVMLGSVVCLTLSSTALVKLVSATSTAANLVRQGIFHHSIAKIVVVLTSLAELATAFEMISWLLIGGIAATALLSGFAVDSALVLLRGDNQGPCRCGGQRAAETVVGHSAGARAVSTLLLAVTALV; this is encoded by the coding sequence GTGACAATACCGGCAGCTGTAAATGTCATGCTGGGATCAGTTGTGTGCTTGACCCTCAGTTCGACCGCGTTGGTCAAACTAGTCTCCGCAACTTCGACCGCTGCCAACTTGGTGAGGCAGGGAATTTTTCACCATTCGATTGCCAAAATCGTAGTGGTACTGACTAGCCTGGCCGAGCTCGCTACTGCATTTGAGATGATCTCGTGGCTTTTAATCGGCGGTATCGCGGCAACGGCCTTGCTCAGTGGATTCGCAGTTGATTCTGCCCTGGTGTTGCTGCGAGGGGACAACCAAGGGCCATGCCGGTGTGGTGGGCAGCGAGCGGCGGAAACAGTGGTCGGTCATTCCGCTGGTGCTCGGGCCGTTTCAACGCTCCTTCTAGCGGTTACCGCGCTCGTCTGA
- the relB gene encoding type II toxin-antitoxin system RelB family antitoxin, whose translation MTISIRLTKDEEERLDSLARRTGRSKSFYVKTALHEYLTDLEDAYAADEAIDAFEAGGRRSRPLAALEAEIDR comes from the coding sequence ATGACGATCTCGATTCGGCTGACCAAGGACGAGGAAGAACGACTCGACAGCCTTGCCCGCCGCACCGGGCGCTCGAAGAGCTTCTACGTCAAGACGGCCCTTCATGAATACCTGACTGACCTCGAAGACGCCTACGCCGCCGATGAAGCGATTGATGCCTTCGAGGCCGGGGGGCGCCGCAGCCGTCCGCTCGCCGCGCTTGAGGCCGAGATCGACAGGTGA
- the rplI gene encoding 50S ribosomal protein L9, which yields MKLILTTDVPGLGAPGEIVEVRDGYGRNFLLPQGKAIVATKGAEKQIEVIKRIQLAREIRGTEHAAEVKNHLEQMKVVVKARANADGSKLFGSVTNAEIADAIKAAGGPALDKRTVETDGHIKTVGTHAIAVKLHPGVTAKFHIQVVTS from the coding sequence GTGAAACTCATTCTCACCACTGACGTACCCGGCTTGGGTGCTCCTGGCGAAATCGTCGAAGTTCGTGACGGTTATGGCCGGAACTTCCTTCTCCCCCAGGGCAAGGCCATCGTCGCCACCAAGGGCGCCGAGAAGCAGATCGAAGTTATCAAGCGCATTCAGTTGGCACGCGAAATTCGTGGCACCGAACACGCCGCCGAAGTCAAGAACCACCTCGAGCAGATGAAGGTTGTCGTCAAGGCTCGCGCCAACGCCGACGGCAGCAAGCTCTTCGGTTCCGTCACCAACGCCGAAATCGCAGACGCCATCAAGGCAGCTGGTGGACCGGCTCTGGACAAGCGCACCGTCGAGACCGATGGGCACATCAAGACTGTCGGCACGCATGCTATTGCCGTCAAGTTGCACCCTGGCGTCACTGCCAAGTTCCACATTCAGGTCGTCACGTCCTGA
- the rpsR gene encoding 30S ribosomal protein S18, with translation MAKPPPRSSKNLKVASTKPCAFCNKKKAQAIDYKNIPLLRSYISDRGKIRARRVTGNCTIHQRDIAIAVKNAREVAMLPYVSTGR, from the coding sequence ATGGCAAAGCCCCCACCCCGCAGTTCCAAGAACCTCAAGGTCGCCAGCACCAAGCCGTGTGCCTTCTGCAACAAAAAGAAGGCCCAGGCAATCGACTACAAGAACATCCCGTTGCTGCGCAGCTACATCTCCGACCGCGGCAAGATCCGCGCTCGCCGCGTCACCGGTAACTGCACCATCCACCAGCGGGATATCGCTATCGCCGTCAAAAACGCGCGCGAAGTTGCGATGCTTCCGTATGTTTCGACCGGCCGCTAA